One Maniola hyperantus chromosome Z, iAphHyp1.2, whole genome shotgun sequence DNA window includes the following coding sequences:
- the sca gene encoding protein scabrous, whose translation MKCVHVCVLFACIWTVNARETTFKKELAALTEQVELLKTMHLADTSRLKKEIEELKQRAVSGCTDNHERNEKVTLDWAKSSMKEIRVEMRELSRSINSSQLLRQLHTIRNALKRALSEARDSSHLARTQEARVDKLDGEVERLKYEGQEMRSTAAQLRTHFGKLSKEVVSKTNKFENMNMNSHNEVLEPRENQAGNPKRGRNHKLRHNKMVHAQISRLARSQNQLDEYQQNLQTQLLDVQRRLDRVEEPNWNLISAKVDFLELEKKSLRDEIRNTSQKISDFDKVHASVLELREDIESIENKADKTIPEFRKEISKLDVSFAQLNAQSSYLKEDQEHLRQSVKAIAVSVSNTIDRAEMDRLAIRQINDTVCELETRSKQHYNRLNDHILKSEANKSGLVNITSTEIPLPELMGEVKELQRVEKEYEDLVSQLPKDCSEISAPAGAYLIHPGQAPVETWCNNGSTILQRRYNGSVEFNRKFAEYVKGFGNADSEFWLGLESMHQLTSDNCSSMIIDMTDIYGSVWFAEYDHFFVGSADSGYILELSGFSGNASDAFEYQNHMEFSAIDRDRDTSNTHCASNYEGGWWFSHCQHVNINGKYTLGLTWFDSARNEWIAVASSEMRLRRRPGCA comes from the exons GCAGAGGGCAGTATCGGGATGCACTGATAACCACGAGCGCAATGAGAAGGTCACTCTGGACTGGGCGAAGAGCTCTATGAAGGAGATCCGCGTCGAAATGCGCGAACTGAGCCGCAGCATCAATAGCTCCCAACTTCTTCGACAACTGCACACTATCCGCAACGCG CTGAAACGGGCCTTGTCTGAAGCACGTGACTCGAGCCACCTAGCTCGGACCCAGGAGGCGAGGGTGGACAAGCTGGACGGCGAGGTGGAAAGGCTCAAGTACGAGGGACAAGAAATGAGGAGCACAGCGGCTCAATTGCGTACGCACTTTGGAAAATTATCCAAGGAG GTTGTTTCAAAGACCAATAAATTCGAAAATATGAACATGAACAGTCACAACGAGGTTCTGGAGCCGCGTGAGAACCAAGCGGGAAATCCAAAAAGGGGACGCAATCATAAGTTACGCCACAATAAAATGGTACACGCACAGATCTCCCGCTtggcccgcagtcaaaaccaaTTAGACGAGTATCAGCAAAATCTACAAACGCAATTACTTGATGTACAGAGACGACTCGACCGCGTCGAAGAACCCAACTGGAACCTTATTTCAGCAAAAGTAGACTTTCTTGAACTGGAAAAGAAGTCCTTGCGGGATGAAATCCGTAATACGAGCCAGAAAATTTCTGACTTCGATAAAGTACATGCCTCAGTGCTAGAACTGCGTGAAGATATTGAAAGCATTGAAAACAAAGCCGATAAAACTATCCCAGAATTCAGAAAGGAAATCTCAAAACTGGACGTCAGTTTTGCACAG CTCAACGCTCAGTCATCTTACTTGAAAGAAGATCAGGAGCATTTGCGACAATCGGTAAAGGCTATCGCCGTAAGCGTTAGCAACACTATCGACCGCGCTGAGATGGACCGTCTCGCCATTAGGCAAATTAATGACACTGTGTGCGAACTAGAAACCAGGTCCAAGCAACACTACAATCGGCTTAACGACCACATTCTCAAG AGTGAGGCTAACAAGTCAGGTTTGGTGAACATCACCTCTACGGAGATACCTTTGCCTGAGCTCATGGGAGAAGTTAAGGAACTGCAACGTGTAGAGAAAGAATACGAAGACCTAGTAAGTCAACTACCTAAGGATTGCTCGGAAATCTCGGCACCAGCTGGGGCTTATCTAATTCATCCAGGACAAGCTCCCGTCGAAACTTGGTGCAATAATGGAAGTACTATTCTTCAACGTCGGTATAATGGTTCAGTTGAGTTTAATAGGAAGTTTGCCGAATATGTTAAGGGTTTTGGCAATGCTGATTCTGAATTTTGGCTGGGCCTAGAATCAATGCACCAACTAACCTCTGACAACTGTTCATCTATGATAATCGATATGACTGATATTTATGGAAGCGTTTGGTTTGCCGAATATGATCATTTCTTCGTGGGTAGCGCTGACTCTGGATATATTCTAGAACTGAGTGGATTTAGTGGAAATGCAAGTGATGCTTTTGAATACCAAAATCACATGGAATTTTCGGCTATCGATCGTGACAGAGATACTTCAAACACCCATTGTGCAAGCAACTACGAAGGTGGATGGTGGTTCTCGCATTGCCAGCATGTGAACATTAATGGCAAGTACACCTTAGGACTTACTTGGTTCGACTCGGCCAGGAATGAATGGATCGCAGTTGCTTCAAGCGAAATGCGTTTACGCCGTCGACCGGGAtgcgcttaa
- the LOC117995696 gene encoding trypsin beta-like — translation MFKISILLCISKYLCDEVWSNPIEEGSNESLFDVTGYPLTGDIPLLNRKIFRGTRVNVREHPYVVSIRRNGGHYLTGTLITKNLVLTLAHPIVDVPIYELRVVAGESYSDRGTSLSTVINILIHQDFDPFTLAADICMLRVFEDIIYRSSVKSISLVMPQMTLSGTAFVTGWGRCDFTGNEPCLPRTSQYYPDEKIDPMLRSVSVTITSQNNYCEGYKLHETNIGKGMLCVGGAREENSAYPCLAVPGAPLVLNAKLVGILSWGFGCGFLHDLPLIYTSTQHYTSWITHNIVMFRRLSKNDFTQLFQATKSYVILNWLSRTRESMPVPHNHANIYKELQLMKFDEELIKLQGTSYDIRDYIYETEFHSKKLQLYEEVKKTLEENLSKAEIIKNSSKLALMHKARPFLSNKFLLHRGFTYDDHENSDDDDD, via the exons ATGTTCAAGATATCTATAT TGTTATGTATTTCAAAATACCTTTGCGATGAGGTGTGGTCGAATCCGATTGAAGAGGGCTCGAACGAGTCTCTGTTCGATGTCACTGGATATCCGCTGACTGGCGATATACCTTTGCTTAACCGAAAG ATATTCAGAGGTACCCGCGTAAATGTAAGAGAACATCCTTACGTTGTAAGCATACGAAGGAACGGCGGTCATTATTTGACAGGAACTTTGATAACAAAGAACTTAGTTTTGACATTGGCGCATCCTATTGTGGA TGTCCCGATTTACGAGTTGCGAGTGGTTGCAGGCGAGAGTTACTCTGACCGAGGCACATCGCTTTCGACTGTAATAAACATATTAATTCATCAAGATTTTGATCCGTTTACCTTAGCCGCCGATATCTGCATGTTGAGAGTTTTTGAAGACATAATTTACAG GTCTTCTGTAAAAAGCATTTCACTGGTCATGCCTCAAATGACACTATCTGGTACAGCCTTTGTTACGGGCTGGGGTCGGTGCGATTTTACG GGAAATGAGCCGTGCTTACCGCGAACGTCCCAGTACTATCCTGACGAAAAAATAGACCCGATGTTGAGAAGCGTTTCAGTTACTATTACTTCCCAGAACAATTACTGCGAGGGATACAAACTT CATGAAACAAATATAGGCAAAGGTATGCTATGCGTTGGAGGAGCTCGTGAAGAAAACTCAGCGTATCCATGTCTTGCTGTACCCGGCGCTCCCCTCGTGCTTAACGCCAAGTTAGTCGGAATCTTGTCGTGGGGCTTCGGTTGTGGCTTTCTACACGACTTACCGCTTATCTACACCAGCACCCAGCATTATACAAG TTGGATCACTCATAACATTGTAATGTTCCGAAGATTATCGAAGAACGATTTTACTCAACTATTTCAAGCCACAAAATCGTATGTGATCCTCAACTGGCTTTCGAGGACCAGAGAGTCAATGCCGGTACCACATAATCACGCGAACATCTATAAAGAGCTTCAACTTATGAAGTTTGATGAAGAGCTCATCAAGTTGCAAGGAACTTCATACGATATAAGAGACTACATTTACGAGACAGAATTCCACtccaaaaaattacaattatatGAAGAAGTTAAGAAAACGCTTGAGGAAAATCTCTCCAAGGCAGAAATCATTAAAAATTCTTCCAAATTAGCATTGATGCATAAAGCCAGGCCGTTCCTTagcaataaatttttattacatagaGGTTTCACCTATGATGATCACGAAAattctgatgatgatgatgactaa